The Primulina huaijiensis isolate GDHJ02 chromosome 17, ASM1229523v2, whole genome shotgun sequence genome window below encodes:
- the LOC140962452 gene encoding probable protein S-acyltransferase 4, with protein sequence MDLGRPHPRRLYQVWRGSNKFLLGGRLIFGPDVSSLFLTTFLIVGPVLAFCIKILLVIKHNIKEGKNANPWYPVLIVAIVLTLLDVFFLFHTSSRDPGIVPRNTKPPESDETFEINTPSMEWVNGRTPHLKLPRTKDVVVNGHTVKVKFCDTCLLYRPPRASHCSICNNCVQRFDHHCPWVGQCIGIRNYRFFYMFISTSTILCIYVFVVSWINIVQPKGKVFKAMSSDVLSVILIVYCFIAVWFVGGLSVFHFYLISTNQTTYENFRYRYDKKENPYNKGMIKNLKEVFFSKIPPSMNDFRAFFREEESVVVEPTDHDFMVMGGMKSSKEKIELEMGSSKLDEEHDLTLPEILNNLAYDDTVVKPREGSERTDSGRLIVPIEQELNDPTNNFTIEVEDNLDEKTQDVTI encoded by the exons ATGGACCTCGGAAGGCCCCATCCGAGGAGGCTTTATCAAGTTTGGAGGGGAAGCAAT AAATTCTTGTTAGGGGGGAGATTGATCTTCGGACCCGATGTGTCTTCTTTGTTCTTGACAACGTTTTTAATTGTTGGTCCTGTCCTCGCGTTTTGTATAAAGATTCTGTTGGTCATTAAACACAACATCAAAGAAGGCAAGAATGCCAATCCTTGGTATCCAGTACTTATTGTGGCTATAGTGCTAACGTTGTTG GATGTATTCTTCCTCTTCCATACCTCAAGCAGAGATCCAGGAATCGTTCCTAGAAACACAAAACCTCCAGAATCTGAcgaaacatttgaaataaacacTCCTTCAATGGAGTGGGTCAATGGTAGAACTCCACACCTGAAACTTCCTCGCACGAAAGATGTCGTCGTAAATGGGCACACTGTCAAAGtgaaattttgtgacacatgttTACTCTACCGTCCACCTCGTGCATCTCATTGCTCCATCTGCAACAATTGTGTTCAGAGATTCGATCACCACTGTCCATGGGTTGGTCAATGCATTGGTATA CGGAACTATAGGTTCTTCTACATGTTTATATCAACATCGACGATTTTATGCATTTATGTTTTTGTCGTCTCTTGGATCAACATTGTCCAACCTAAAGGCAAAGTATTTAAAGCCATGTCGAGTGATGTTTTATCGGTTATACTCATTGTTTACTGCTTCATTGCTGTTTGGTTTGTTGGTGGCCTCTCAGTTTTCCACTTCTATCTGATTAGCACGAATCAG ACTACATATGAGAACTTCAGGTATCGATATGATAAAAAGGAGAATCCATATAACAAAGGGATGATCAAGAACCTCAAAGAAGTCTTTTTTTCTAAGATCCCACCTTCAATGAATGATTTTCGAGCATTTTTTCGCGAAGAAGAAAGTGTGGTTGTGGAACCTACGGATCATGATTTCATGGTCATGGGAGGTATGAAAAGCTCCAAAGAAAAAATCGAACTTGAAATGGGATCATCAAAGCTCGATGAGGAACACGACTTAACGCTTCCTGAGATTTTGAATAATCTGGCATATGATGATACAGTCGTGAAACCAAGGGAAGGAAGTGAAAGAACTGATTCTGGCAGGCTCATCGTTCCTATCGAACAAGAATTGAACGATCCCACGAACAACTTCACTATAGAAGTTGAGGATAATCTAGACGAGAAAACGCAAGATGTAACTATCTGA